In Nocardia asteroides, the following proteins share a genomic window:
- a CDS encoding TIGR02680 family protein, with the protein MSLIHGGVRFVPTRAGIVNLWDYRDQEFCFADGRLVLRGPNGSGKTKALEVLFPFVLDGRIEPRRLNPFAGEERTMKSNLLYRKQESAYSYVWMEFARGSWDDPEVVTVGIGMRATRSSDKVTRWYFVADGRAGVDFSLIGPDDRPLTRKQLAEQIGSDAIVDRPVEYRAAIDARMFGLGVQRYDQLINLILTLRRPQLAKNLDPRGLSQALTDGLRPLDEQLILDAARSFSDMEEVGRTLDGLVQADTATRRFVDVYRKYLAVQAKTDVDQVRARLDAVTNASTALFAATALRTRRDADRTAAEVRAEEADRAYEQAIADRENLQRSSAYEGKQQLDDLADAVRRLETSAAVHRDKAAEAGQTLQRRTEEAERAAEAVRTAAAALVRGEDALRAAAEEAGIEWTAPGADGRGDQLTATVRGHAEERDADVRAVRKALSRWESLAADRTRAQRLAERAVELRDAAAAEVAHAEAAVALARTESTAALRTWWQTHAAAFTSPADEPGSTGDLFAALESALAAAGTDDAPSPHEVLAEFCEPLQDRIRTRRQEAKSRAAAATTRREALVAEREQVAAERDDAPPPHPTDARTHDDLPGAPLWRAVRFADTVTPAEAAGIEAALQATGLLDARICDPALVPDTAGVRYLVPLPATDRPAGRTLADLLVVEDDSADLPIPAELVAGVLASIAVDESLAADGIRGVPATSGHPVIGTAGIFHHGLHVGRHTKTEAEFLGATARARRRELRQAELDAAIEAATTEVEAAQAEQASATADSARISAAVKALPRPSAITGAMRAVAETAGLMRSRSEAVAQTERDHDQAVGEATAMDKKLRATAQAHRTPTEARELDALAAAIRHFENTGTGLLRLRAEHEREREREREGADRHDEARALAEAFAEEAEAARLGVAEQQRKLETLREALGAGAADIDRELETARAAIETAKAEQRAARKAANAAIEAVGDAEAAYRTANEALATALTEVLAEVRSLAPYARPDLLSLLGASVEHRWPSTDAAWSTPDQLQYRIVAAGPETDPVVLPDEVAALYVDLERATAQVKATEAGRKSTRSAVTSALQEFDAALTASGRDYRLHWDAADGLTVVAVHDENGQAALADFAARIDAARRDQELLLTDAERRILEDALLTGLAQQIHERTSDARELITRMGAEMKQRRMSSGNTIGVHWVLADGQSEAARAMCKLLDRDTAALSPEDLGAVRAHFAAEIRAARTAHPERSYPEILAATLDYRTWRVFSFTLINGDGSEDKLTVARHSALSGGEQSVSLHLPLFAAAHVMLDSADPQAPRLLALDEAFAGVDDNGRSELLGLSVQFDLDLFMTGYDLWITYGHVPGCAHYDLAHSTAENTVSATLLVWDSGELLAEHDGGDLTTALGSPNRRRVPNTIEGGLTLAGMPGEPAPVG; encoded by the coding sequence ATGTCGCTCATTCACGGCGGAGTGCGCTTCGTCCCGACCCGCGCGGGCATCGTCAACCTGTGGGACTACCGCGACCAGGAGTTCTGCTTCGCCGACGGCCGCCTGGTGCTGCGCGGCCCGAACGGTTCGGGCAAGACCAAGGCGCTCGAGGTGCTGTTCCCGTTCGTCCTGGACGGGCGGATCGAGCCGCGCAGGCTCAACCCGTTCGCCGGTGAAGAGCGCACCATGAAGTCGAATCTGCTGTATCGCAAGCAGGAATCGGCCTACTCGTATGTGTGGATGGAGTTCGCGCGCGGCAGCTGGGACGATCCGGAGGTCGTCACGGTCGGCATCGGCATGCGCGCCACCCGATCCTCGGACAAGGTGACCCGCTGGTATTTCGTCGCCGACGGCCGCGCGGGCGTGGACTTCTCGCTGATCGGCCCGGACGATCGCCCGCTGACCCGCAAGCAGCTGGCCGAGCAGATCGGCAGCGACGCCATCGTCGACCGGCCGGTGGAGTACCGCGCCGCCATCGACGCGCGCATGTTCGGGCTCGGCGTGCAGCGCTACGACCAGCTGATCAACCTGATCCTCACGCTGCGCAGGCCGCAGCTGGCCAAGAACCTCGACCCGCGCGGGCTGTCCCAGGCCCTCACCGACGGCCTGCGGCCGCTCGACGAGCAGCTGATCCTGGACGCGGCCCGCTCCTTCAGCGATATGGAGGAAGTCGGGCGCACCCTCGACGGCCTGGTGCAGGCCGACACCGCGACCCGCCGCTTCGTCGACGTGTACCGCAAATACCTCGCGGTACAGGCGAAGACGGACGTCGACCAGGTCCGCGCCCGGCTCGACGCGGTGACCAACGCCTCGACCGCCCTGTTCGCCGCGACCGCGCTGCGCACCCGCCGCGACGCCGACCGCACCGCGGCCGAGGTAAGGGCCGAGGAGGCCGACCGCGCCTACGAGCAGGCCATCGCCGACCGCGAGAACCTGCAACGCTCCAGCGCCTACGAGGGCAAACAGCAGCTCGACGACCTCGCCGACGCGGTCCGCAGGCTCGAGACCTCCGCCGCCGTGCACCGCGACAAGGCCGCCGAGGCCGGCCAGACGCTGCAGCGCCGCACCGAGGAGGCCGAGCGGGCCGCCGAGGCGGTCCGCACCGCCGCGGCCGCGCTGGTCCGCGGCGAGGACGCGCTGCGCGCCGCCGCCGAGGAAGCGGGCATCGAGTGGACGGCGCCGGGCGCCGACGGCCGCGGCGACCAGCTCACCGCCACCGTGCGCGGGCACGCCGAGGAACGCGACGCCGACGTGCGCGCGGTGCGAAAAGCGTTGAGCCGCTGGGAATCCCTGGCCGCCGACCGCACCAGGGCCCAGCGCCTGGCCGAACGCGCGGTGGAGCTGCGCGACGCCGCGGCCGCCGAGGTGGCCCACGCGGAAGCCGCGGTCGCCCTCGCCCGCACCGAATCCACCGCCGCCCTGCGTACCTGGTGGCAGACCCACGCCGCGGCGTTCACGTCGCCCGCCGACGAGCCCGGGTCCACCGGCGATCTCTTCGCCGCGCTGGAATCTGCGCTGGCCGCGGCGGGCACCGACGACGCGCCGTCACCACACGAGGTCCTCGCGGAGTTCTGCGAGCCCCTCCAGGACCGGATCCGTACCCGCAGGCAGGAAGCCAAGTCCCGGGCCGCCGCGGCCACCACCCGCAGGGAGGCCCTGGTCGCCGAGCGCGAGCAGGTGGCCGCCGAACGCGACGACGCGCCGCCACCGCACCCGACCGATGCCCGCACGCACGACGATCTCCCCGGCGCGCCGCTGTGGCGTGCGGTCCGCTTCGCGGACACGGTGACCCCGGCCGAAGCCGCGGGCATCGAGGCCGCCCTGCAGGCCACCGGACTCCTGGACGCCCGGATCTGCGACCCGGCCCTGGTCCCGGACACCGCCGGGGTCCGCTACCTGGTCCCGCTGCCCGCCACCGATCGCCCCGCCGGTCGCACGCTCGCCGATCTGCTCGTCGTCGAGGACGATTCCGCCGACCTGCCGATCCCGGCGGAGCTCGTCGCCGGGGTGCTCGCCTCGATCGCCGTCGACGAGTCACTTGCGGCGGACGGGATCCGCGGCGTCCCGGCCACCTCGGGGCACCCGGTCATCGGCACCGCCGGCATCTTCCATCACGGCCTGCACGTGGGCCGCCACACGAAAACCGAGGCCGAATTCCTCGGCGCGACCGCGCGCGCCCGCCGCCGCGAACTGCGGCAAGCCGAACTCGACGCGGCGATCGAGGCCGCCACGACCGAGGTCGAGGCGGCTCAAGCAGAGCAGGCTTCGGCCACCGCCGACTCGGCGCGTATCAGCGCCGCCGTCAAAGCCCTGCCCCGTCCGTCGGCGATCACCGGCGCCATGCGCGCGGTCGCGGAAACCGCCGGGCTCATGCGGTCGCGATCCGAGGCGGTCGCGCAGACCGAACGCGATCACGATCAGGCGGTCGGCGAGGCCACCGCCATGGACAAGAAGCTGCGCGCCACCGCCCAAGCGCACCGCACGCCCACCGAGGCGCGCGAACTCGACGCGCTGGCCGCCGCCATCCGGCATTTCGAGAACACCGGCACCGGTCTGCTGCGGCTGCGCGCCGAACACGAGCGCGAGCGTGAACGCGAACGCGAGGGCGCCGACCGGCACGACGAGGCGCGCGCCCTGGCCGAGGCCTTCGCGGAGGAGGCCGAGGCCGCACGGCTCGGCGTCGCCGAGCAGCAGCGCAAGCTGGAGACGCTGCGGGAGGCGCTGGGCGCGGGCGCGGCCGACATCGACCGGGAACTCGAGACCGCCCGGGCCGCGATCGAGACGGCCAAGGCCGAGCAGCGGGCCGCCCGCAAGGCCGCCAATGCCGCGATCGAAGCCGTCGGTGACGCCGAGGCCGCCTACCGCACCGCCAACGAGGCGCTGGCCACCGCGCTCACCGAGGTGCTGGCGGAGGTGCGTTCGCTGGCGCCCTACGCCCGGCCCGACCTGCTCAGCCTGCTCGGCGCGTCGGTCGAGCATCGCTGGCCGAGCACCGACGCCGCCTGGTCCACCCCGGACCAGCTGCAATACCGCATCGTGGCCGCGGGACCGGAGACCGATCCGGTGGTGCTGCCCGACGAGGTCGCCGCCCTCTACGTCGATCTCGAGCGCGCCACGGCCCAGGTCAAGGCCACCGAGGCGGGGCGCAAGTCCACCCGCTCGGCGGTGACCAGCGCGCTGCAGGAGTTCGACGCCGCGCTCACCGCGTCGGGCCGCGACTACCGGCTGCACTGGGACGCCGCCGACGGGCTCACCGTGGTGGCCGTGCACGACGAGAACGGCCAGGCCGCCCTCGCCGACTTCGCCGCCCGCATCGACGCCGCCCGCCGCGACCAGGAGCTGCTGCTCACCGACGCCGAACGGCGCATCCTCGAGGACGCGCTGCTCACCGGCCTGGCCCAGCAGATCCACGAACGCACCAGCGACGCACGCGAACTCATCACCCGGATGGGCGCGGAGATGAAGCAGCGCCGGATGTCCTCGGGCAACACCATCGGCGTGCACTGGGTACTGGCCGACGGCCAGTCCGAGGCCGCCCGCGCCATGTGCAAGCTGCTCGACCGCGACACCGCCGCGCTGAGCCCGGAGGACCTCGGCGCGGTACGCGCCCACTTCGCCGCCGAGATCCGGGCCGCGCGCACCGCCCACCCCGAACGGTCCTACCCCGAGATCCTGGCCGCCACCCTGGATTACCGCACCTGGCGGGTCTTCTCGTTCACCCTCATCAACGGTGACGGCAGCGAGGACAAGCTGACCGTGGCCCGGCACAGCGCGCTCTCGGGTGGCGAACAGTCGGTGTCGCTGCACCTGCCGCTGTTCGCGGCCGCGCACGTGATGCTCGACTCCGCCGACCCGCAGGCCCCGCGCCTGCTGGCGCTGGACGAGGCGTTCGCCGGCGTCGACGACAACGGCCGCAGCGAATTGCTGGGCCTGAGTGTGCAATTCGACCTCGACCTGTTCATGACCGGCTACGACCTGTGGATCACCTACGGCCACGTCCCCGGCTGCGCCCACTACGACCTCGCCCACTCGACCGCCGAGAACACCGTCAGCGCGACGCTGCTGGTGTGGGACAGCGGCGAGCTGCTCGCCGAACACGACGGCGGCGACCTGACCACCGCCCTCGGCTCCCCGAACCGCCGCCGCGTCCCCAACACCATCGAGGGCGGCCTCACCCTGGCAGGCATGCCGGGCGAACCGGCGCCGGTGGGCTGA
- a CDS encoding helix-turn-helix transcriptional regulator: MTDTAARLLRLLSLLQMPREWPGSELADRLGVTDRTVRRDVDRLRELGYPVVAALGATGGYRLTAGSALPPLVLDEDEAVAVAVGLRVAAGQAVAGIEDASVRALTKLEQVLPAKLRRRVRVVGTAVAVRAGTGPTVDPEVLTTLAAAVSNRERVRLRYRDAAGAESRRHVEPIGVAAAGRRWYLVAYDLDRDAWRSFRADRIEGPQPTGARIVARELPADDAAGYVAGYRTDWATPEYTVDVTIDAPPGRVAGRLGAAAGSLLAVGDTACRLTETRADDPDWLAVQLIGLGVPFRVCDSPELRASLRACAARLAHALGG, encoded by the coding sequence ATGACCGATACCGCCGCCCGCCTGCTCCGATTGCTGTCGCTGTTGCAGATGCCGCGGGAGTGGCCCGGCAGCGAACTCGCCGACCGGCTCGGCGTCACCGACCGCACCGTCCGCCGCGACGTCGACCGGTTGCGTGAGCTGGGCTATCCCGTCGTCGCGGCCCTGGGCGCGACCGGCGGCTACCGGCTGACCGCCGGGTCCGCGCTGCCGCCGCTGGTCCTCGACGAGGACGAGGCGGTGGCGGTCGCGGTCGGATTGCGGGTCGCGGCAGGGCAGGCCGTCGCCGGGATCGAGGACGCGTCGGTGCGCGCGCTGACCAAACTCGAGCAGGTCCTGCCCGCGAAACTGCGCAGGCGGGTGCGGGTGGTGGGCACGGCCGTGGCGGTGCGCGCCGGCACCGGCCCCACGGTCGACCCGGAGGTGCTCACCACGCTGGCCGCCGCCGTGAGCAACCGGGAACGGGTGCGCCTGCGCTATCGCGACGCGGCGGGCGCCGAGTCCCGGCGCCATGTCGAACCGATCGGTGTCGCCGCGGCGGGCCGGCGCTGGTACCTGGTGGCCTACGACCTCGACCGGGACGCCTGGCGCAGCTTCCGCGCCGATCGGATCGAGGGGCCGCAGCCCACCGGCGCCCGCATCGTCGCCAGGGAACTGCCCGCCGACGACGCCGCAGGCTATGTCGCGGGCTACCGAACCGACTGGGCCACACCGGAGTACACGGTGGACGTGACGATCGATGCCCCACCGGGCCGGGTGGCGGGCAGGCTCGGCGCGGCAGCGGGCAGCCTCCTCGCCGTGGGCGACACCGCGTGCCGGCTCACCGAGACCCGTGCCGACGACCCGGACTGGCTCGCCGTACAACTGATCGGCCTCGGCGTGCCGTTCCGGGTGTGCGACTCACCGGAACTGCGCGCGAGTCTGCGTGCCTGCGCGGCCCGGCTGGCGCACGCGCTCGGCGGGTGA
- a CDS encoding epoxide hydrolase family protein, with product MTAIRPFRIDIPQADLDDLHERLRRTRWAAPLPGTGWERGVPTSYLRELATYWVEQFDWRAQESALNAFPQFVTEIDGLDVHFLHVRSPEPDAVPLVLTHGWPNSFVEFTRTIGPLTDPRAHGLDPELAFHVVVPSVPGFAFSAEPREARMSTARVASMWATLMDRLGYARYGTQGGDLGAYIAPEMAMAAPEHVIGVHLDGGIGMPTAADVPDMSAEDLEQWNEMQQWMTGGIDHHTLLRAAPQTFALGWNDSPVGLLAWLMQKFQEFTPMAELAEDVIDRDLLLTNAAIYWFTQTTGTSSWPMYDGLRDGGFAWPTGQNLVPTGVYGGGSPLMRKLADRDHKITHWPADNPGNHFVAMEEPAAHVADIRAFFAPLR from the coding sequence ATGACCGCCATTCGCCCCTTCCGTATCGACATCCCGCAGGCCGACCTCGACGACCTGCACGAGCGGCTGCGGCGCACCCGCTGGGCCGCACCGCTGCCGGGGACGGGGTGGGAACGTGGCGTGCCCACCAGCTACCTGCGCGAACTCGCGACGTACTGGGTGGAGCAGTTCGATTGGCGCGCACAGGAATCCGCGCTCAACGCGTTCCCGCAGTTCGTCACCGAGATCGACGGCCTCGATGTGCACTTCCTGCACGTGCGGTCGCCGGAGCCGGACGCGGTGCCGCTGGTGCTGACCCACGGGTGGCCGAATTCGTTCGTGGAGTTCACCCGCACGATCGGCCCGCTGACCGATCCCCGGGCGCACGGACTCGATCCGGAACTCGCCTTCCATGTGGTGGTGCCGTCGGTGCCGGGATTCGCCTTCTCGGCCGAGCCGCGCGAAGCGAGGATGAGCACCGCGCGGGTGGCGAGCATGTGGGCGACCCTGATGGACCGGCTCGGTTACGCCCGCTACGGCACCCAGGGCGGTGACCTGGGCGCCTATATCGCACCCGAGATGGCCATGGCCGCGCCCGAACATGTGATCGGTGTCCACCTCGACGGGGGTATCGGGATGCCCACCGCCGCCGACGTGCCGGACATGTCGGCCGAGGATCTGGAACAGTGGAACGAGATGCAGCAGTGGATGACCGGCGGCATCGACCATCACACCCTGCTGCGGGCCGCGCCGCAGACCTTCGCGCTGGGCTGGAACGACTCCCCCGTGGGGCTGCTGGCCTGGCTGATGCAGAAGTTCCAAGAGTTCACCCCGATGGCCGAGCTCGCCGAGGACGTCATCGACCGCGACCTGCTGCTCACCAATGCCGCGATCTACTGGTTCACCCAGACCACCGGCACGTCCTCGTGGCCGATGTACGACGGGCTGCGTGACGGCGGCTTCGCGTGGCCCACCGGCCAGAACCTGGTACCGACCGGCGTCTACGGCGGCGGCTCACCCCTGATGCGCAAGCTCGCCGACCGCGACCACAAGATCACCCACTGGCCGGCGGACAACCCCGGCAACCATTTCGTCGCGATGGAGGAACCGGCCGCGCACGTCGCCGACATCCGGGCGTTCTTCGCGCCGCTGCGCTGA
- a CDS encoding M15 family metallopeptidase, which translates to MTTVLGRVADRMLVTMTAAAAVTAVGAGLVAAQPGTPDQREQFQSAAGTEGLDPPLALAYTLAEQQAHAEGVPLSITSGYRTPEQQELLWQDGLATYGSPDEARRWVLPPEESTHVSGHAVDVGPQEGAAWLEANGNRWGLCRTFDNEWWHFELVTAPGAPCPPTVPDASLR; encoded by the coding sequence ATGACTACTGTGCTCGGCCGGGTGGCCGACCGGATGCTGGTGACGATGACGGCCGCCGCGGCCGTGACCGCCGTCGGCGCCGGCCTCGTCGCAGCCCAGCCGGGCACCCCCGACCAGCGCGAACAGTTCCAGTCCGCCGCGGGCACCGAGGGCCTGGACCCGCCGTTGGCGCTGGCCTACACCCTCGCCGAACAGCAGGCCCACGCCGAGGGCGTGCCGCTCTCGATCACCTCCGGCTACCGCACTCCCGAGCAGCAGGAACTGCTGTGGCAGGACGGCCTGGCCACCTACGGCAGCCCCGACGAGGCCCGCCGCTGGGTGCTGCCACCGGAGGAATCCACCCACGTCTCCGGCCACGCCGTCGACGTCGGCCCCCAGGAAGGCGCCGCCTGGCTGGAAGCCAACGGCAACCGCTGGGGCCTGTGCCGCACCTTCGACAACGAGTGGTGGCACTTCGAGCTGGTCACCGCGCCGGGCGCGCCCTGCCCGCCCACGGTGCCCGACGCCAGTCTGCGCTGA
- a CDS encoding MFS transporter yields the protein MTTLRTFAGFDTPARLLMINQFGINLGFYMLMPYLAGYLSGSLGLAAWAVGLVLGVRNFSQQGMFLLGGTLADRLGYKPLIVAGCVLRTAGFAALIFATSLPMLLIASAATGFAGALFNPAVRAYLAAEAGERRVEAFAVFNVFYQAGILAGPLVGIALLGVDFRWTAAAAAVVFALLSVAQLCALPQRTGVTTTTSVLADWRAIAANRRFMAFAVAMGGSYVLSFQVYLALPLQADVISGAGAQVLTALVFVVSGVVAVAGQVRITAWFRERWGVGRGLVRGVGVLAVAFVPLVLVPGPAPFGTVAAATALLLSAAVLAIGTAAVFPFEMDTVVSMADGKLVATHYGFYNTIVGVAILAGNLATGAVLGAARAAGADRLVWAGLILIGVLTAVAVHRAIRPAGGRHRQAAALPAYTAAPGRWPVRTGGDRWTDPVPAARIDEPVR from the coding sequence ATGACGACGCTGCGGACCTTCGCCGGATTCGACACCCCGGCGCGGCTGCTGATGATCAACCAGTTCGGCATCAACCTCGGCTTCTACATGCTCATGCCGTATCTGGCCGGCTACCTGTCCGGCTCGCTCGGCCTGGCGGCCTGGGCGGTCGGGCTGGTGCTCGGGGTGCGCAACTTCTCCCAGCAGGGCATGTTCCTGCTCGGGGGCACGCTGGCCGACCGGCTCGGCTACAAGCCGCTCATCGTGGCGGGCTGTGTGCTGCGGACCGCGGGGTTCGCCGCGCTGATCTTCGCGACCTCGCTGCCGATGCTGCTGATCGCCTCCGCCGCGACGGGATTCGCCGGCGCGCTGTTCAATCCGGCGGTCCGTGCCTACCTGGCGGCCGAGGCGGGGGAGCGGCGGGTCGAGGCGTTCGCGGTGTTCAACGTGTTCTATCAGGCGGGCATCCTGGCGGGTCCGCTCGTCGGTATCGCCCTGCTCGGCGTGGATTTCCGGTGGACGGCCGCCGCGGCCGCGGTGGTGTTCGCGCTGCTGTCGGTGGCGCAGCTGTGCGCGCTGCCGCAACGCACGGGGGTGACCACCACGACGTCGGTGCTCGCCGACTGGCGCGCCATCGCGGCCAACCGGCGCTTCATGGCGTTCGCGGTGGCGATGGGCGGGTCGTATGTGCTGTCGTTCCAGGTGTATCTGGCCTTGCCGCTGCAGGCCGATGTCATCTCGGGGGCCGGCGCGCAGGTGCTGACCGCGCTGGTGTTCGTGGTGTCCGGCGTGGTCGCCGTCGCGGGGCAGGTGCGGATCACCGCGTGGTTCCGGGAGCGCTGGGGGGTCGGTCGCGGCCTGGTCCGCGGTGTGGGTGTGCTGGCGGTGGCGTTCGTGCCGCTGGTGCTGGTGCCCGGCCCCGCACCGTTCGGCACGGTGGCAGCGGCGACGGCGTTGCTGCTGTCGGCGGCGGTGCTGGCGATCGGGACGGCGGCGGTGTTCCCGTTCGAGATGGACACCGTGGTGTCGATGGCCGACGGCAAGCTGGTCGCCACCCATTACGGGTTCTACAACACGATCGTCGGTGTCGCGATCCTCGCCGGCAATCTGGCCACCGGCGCGGTGCTGGGCGCCGCCCGCGCCGCCGGGGCCGACCGGCTGGTCTGGGCGGGCCTGATCCTGATCGGCGTGCTCACCGCCGTGGCGGTACATCGCGCGATCCGGCCCGCCGGCGGACGGCACCGGCAGGCGGCGGCGCTGCCCGCCTACACCGCGGCGCCGGGCCGCTGGCCGGTCCGGACCGGCGGTGACCGGTGGACGGATCCCGTTCCGGCCGCGCGCATCGACGAGCCGGTGCGCTGA
- a CDS encoding PLP-dependent cysteine synthase family protein, which translates to MQEHVLDRTVPAIADRPHALVGNTPVMWVGAPLATADRGFWAKLEGFNPGGMKDRPALHMVRKAEQRGELLPGARIVESSSGTLGLGLALAGLVHGHPVTVVTDPGLEPIVARMLTAFGARVDLVERPHATGGWQQARRDRVAELLAAEPTAWCPDQYSNPDAADGYAGLAAELIEQLGRIDVLVCAVGTGGHSAGVARALRRHHPRLRLIGVDTVASTIFGQPAGPRLMRGLGSNIHPANVDYGAFDEIHWVAPAEAVWACRTLAATHYATGGWSVGAVALVAGWAARTAPARTRIAAIFPDGPHRYFDTVYNDAYCHEHGLLTGPPATEPATIGHPAERVVESWTRCTTVVDPRAATPGAHRTGAVTA; encoded by the coding sequence ATGCAGGAACACGTGCTCGACCGAACCGTGCCCGCGATCGCCGACCGGCCACACGCCCTGGTCGGCAACACCCCGGTGATGTGGGTCGGTGCGCCGCTGGCCACCGCCGACCGGGGCTTCTGGGCCAAGCTCGAAGGCTTCAATCCCGGCGGTATGAAGGACCGTCCCGCCCTGCACATGGTGCGCAAGGCCGAGCAGCGCGGTGAGCTGCTGCCCGGGGCCCGGATCGTCGAATCCAGCAGCGGCACCCTCGGACTCGGCCTGGCTCTGGCCGGGCTCGTGCACGGGCATCCGGTGACGGTGGTGACCGATCCCGGGCTCGAACCGATCGTGGCGCGCATGCTCACCGCGTTCGGCGCCCGGGTCGATCTCGTGGAGCGGCCGCACGCCACCGGCGGCTGGCAGCAGGCCCGCCGCGACCGCGTCGCCGAACTGCTCGCCGCCGAGCCCACCGCCTGGTGCCCCGACCAGTACAGCAATCCTGACGCCGCCGACGGCTACGCCGGGCTCGCCGCCGAACTGATCGAGCAGCTCGGCCGGATCGACGTGCTGGTGTGCGCGGTCGGCACCGGCGGCCACTCCGCCGGGGTGGCCCGCGCATTGCGCCGCCACCATCCGCGGCTGCGGCTGATCGGCGTCGACACGGTGGCCTCGACCATCTTCGGCCAGCCCGCGGGCCCGCGCCTGATGCGCGGGCTCGGGTCCAACATCCATCCGGCCAATGTCGACTACGGCGCGTTCGACGAAATCCACTGGGTCGCACCGGCCGAAGCCGTCTGGGCGTGCCGCACCCTGGCCGCCACCCACTACGCCACCGGCGGATGGAGCGTCGGCGCGGTCGCGCTGGTGGCCGGGTGGGCGGCGCGCACCGCCCCCGCGCGCACCAGGATCGCCGCGATCTTCCCCGACGGACCGCACCGCTACTTCGACACCGTCTACAACGACGCCTACTGCCACGAGCACGGCCTGCTCACCGGGCCGCCCGCCACCGAGCCCGCGACGATCGGCCATCCGGCCGAGCGGGTGGTCGAATCCTGGACGCGGTGCACCACGGTGGTCGACCCCCGCGCGGCGACGCCCGGTGCGCACCGGACCGGAGCGGTGACCGCATGA
- the lpqS gene encoding putative copper homeostasis (lipo)protein LpqS yields the protein MEVVPGERKEVTVVHAPDRPVAGYRPGVVAALLAIVGAVCALVIDCTTVHHEDHHAAGAERLAVAAVVDTLDLVVPGHPLPDHCLAGTAVADTGIVLPALSLLGALIVVLVAALEHPVRTPRGPPRSSPRYRPGRDILTHHCICRR from the coding sequence GTGGAGGTCGTCCCCGGCGAGCGGAAGGAGGTCACGGTGGTGCACGCGCCGGACCGTCCCGTCGCCGGCTACCGGCCTGGTGTCGTCGCCGCGCTGCTGGCGATCGTCGGCGCGGTGTGCGCGCTCGTGATCGACTGCACCACGGTGCATCACGAGGACCACCACGCCGCCGGCGCCGAGCGCCTCGCGGTGGCCGCCGTCGTGGACACCCTCGATCTCGTCGTGCCCGGGCACCCGCTGCCCGATCACTGCCTGGCCGGGACGGCCGTGGCCGACACCGGGATCGTGCTGCCCGCGCTGAGCCTGCTGGGCGCGCTGATCGTCGTGCTGGTGGCGGCGCTGGAGCATCCGGTCCGCACACCGCGCGGTCCGCCGCGTTCGTCGCCGCGGTACCGCCCGGGCCGCGACATCCTGACCCACCACTGCATCTGTCGTCGCTGA